A segment of the Thalassoglobus sp. JC818 genome:
CCAACGTTCTCCGTTGATTCCATCGACGTAGGCATCGTGAACAACCGATTTCAGTCAAATGTGGTCCCCGAACCATCTTCATTCGTATTGATCGGCCTGGGGAGTCTCGGTTTCTTGAACCTCGCCAGAAGACGCCAACAGACTCGAAGATCGAAGAACAATTCCGTGTAAGCCAGCTGGAGAGTTTACACAATCAGTC
Coding sequences within it:
- a CDS encoding PEP-CTERM sorting domain-containing protein is translated as MFFSLITIQTYNTTNPTINFGSTFDQTKFRNDFTIQVPNALPTFSVDSIDVGIVNNRFQSNVVPEPSSFVLIGLGSLGFLNLARRRQQTRRSKNNSV